One region of Danio aesculapii chromosome 7, fDanAes4.1, whole genome shotgun sequence genomic DNA includes:
- the ccnd1 gene encoding G1/S-specific cyclin-D1, with product MEHQLFCCEVDTIRRAYQDSNLLNDRVLQTMLKAEENYLPSPNYFKCVQKEIVPKMRKIVATWMLEVCEEQKCEEEVFPLAMNYLDRFLSVEPTKKTRLQLLGATCMFLASKMKETVPLTAEKLCIYTDNSVRPGELLQMELLALNKLKWDLASVTPHDFIEHFLAKLPIHQSSKQILRKHAQTFVALCATDVNFIASPPSMIAAGSVAAAVQGLYLKSTDSCLSSQNLTNFLSQVIRSDPDCLRSCQEQIESLLESSLRQAQQHISTETKRVEEDVDLSCTPTDVRDINI from the exons AACCTGTTGAATGATCGAGTTTTACAGACAATGCTCAAAGCTGAGGAAAACTATCTCCCATCGCCAAATTATTTCAAGTGTGTTCAAAAAGAAATTGTGCCTAAAATGAGGAAAATCGTCGCGACGTGGATGCTCGAG gTCTGTGAAGAGCAGAAATGTGAAGAGGAAGTTTTTCCTTTGGCTATGAACTACCTGGACAGATTTTTATCTGTGGAGCCCACCAAAAAGACCAGGTTGCAGCTCTTAGGAGCAACTTGTATGTTTCTGGCTTCAAAAATGAAAGAGACTGTCCCACTAACAGCAGAGAAGTTGTGCATATACACAGACAACTCCGTCCGTCCCGGCGAATTATTG CAAATGGAACTGCTGGCGCTAAATAAACTGAAGTGGGATCTGGCCTCAGTGACACCACATGATTTCATTGAACACTTCCTCGCCAAACTGCCTATACATCAGAGCTCCAAGCAGATACTGCGCAAACACGCCCAGACCTTTGTGGCCCTCTGTGCAACAG ATGTCAACTTCATCGCAAGCCCTCCCTCCATGATTGCGGCAGGCAGTGTTGCCGCAGCGGTGCAAGGACTGTACCTGAAAAGCACCGACAGTTGCCTCTCATCCCAGAACCTCACCAACTTCCTCTCGCAAGTCATCAGAAGTGACCCT GATTGTCTGCGATCGTGTCAGGAACAGATCGAGTCCCTGCTGGAATCGAGTCTCAGACAAGCTCAGCAGCACATCTCCACAGAGACCAAAAGGGTGGAGGAGGACGTGGACCTCTCTTGCACTCCCACAGACGTCAGAGACATTAACATTTGA